The segment GATTGATTACCAACATCGTTATGCTCGACGTGGCGCCCATCCACGCGAGCCAACCGCAGCTGTAAGTACTGGGCAGCAGTTAAAATCGTGTAAAAGCACTGTTGggatgagagaaaaaaaaagaggagggCGAACATATTTGCAGTGTACTGCTTGTCCTTGGCTGCTTTTCAGTGTATTTCGACGGAAAGGAGCACCGTTTGGAGCCGTTCAGAACGTTATGGTAGAGAATTGCTGGGGTCATCTTCACGCCGTCTGGGGATATTGTTGGTATCCCTTGGCGCTTCTGCGCTTTTTTTAGCTGGGCGGGTCGGGTATAAGAAAATTTGATCAAGAGGAAATGGGCCTGGAAAAATGAATTGGGTCGGGATTTGGGTAAGGAATTTGGGAAGAATTGAATGGGGAACGGGCtatcaaaaagtaaaaatagaagAGGCCCAAAATGTTTGCCCCAATGGATTAAATAGGTAACTcgatgaaataaattaattaaataagcttcttaattttaacgaaataaaataattgatgtaACTATAAAATAACTAATCCAAGAAATAAAACTATTGtataactaaactaattagtgaatatttaaacaaagtaaaatctttttgagtCGGCTTTTGAATAAATCTAAAGCATATCAATTGTATATATAACTATGTAAATCGTATATATTAActaaaagttaataaaaaagACTAATTTAGAGAACACTTTAAACCTTATAAAAccaattatttcaaaatcatttaGAATTAAGAAATTCGCTAGTTAATTCATTAGGGAGGTCAAaatttgggtgtcaacaattgtCCCTCATTTTACCTGTATTGACGCAAGtaattcgaggaaaatgaaattcatcaagctaattttgaccgaccacatATTCATCCTTTTGGGAAAGGGATTTGGTATGgactttaggaattatggccgaGCCCCGAAAATGGGTTTCCCACATATCTCAGGTTATATGAGAATTCTGGCCACTTATAGTTCAATACGAGAGATTTAACAcatgattttgaaagaaattagaaGTCATGTCGATACCGAGTTATGAAGGGACCAAGACGCTCGAGAATAGGATTCAAGAGTGAATGTTGGAATACACCCAAGTTTTCAACATTGAGCTTGCCTACTTATCCTAAACAGAAGGAATCAGTCTGCTTGTAGTTCGACTCAATCGTTCTTGagaaggaaatctattatgctagatgaCCTTGGGTTTTGGATAAGTGACAAATTAACAAGTATGAAAAGGAGTCTTGCCCTCTTAACTATGAATGTGGCGCGTTTCACACCCATACTTAAGAACTTACAcagacataatttccaaaactCTTGGTGCACTGTCACCCAtattggaaacttgcttccgaCAGATCGAAATTTCCGAATGCGAACCGAAACTGACAAACCgaaagaaaaacccacatgccttaTGATAGGTGTGTGGTTTGATTATGGTGGAAGTCTCatcctctgctcgcgtcctatGAGTTTGATaatcctctttggactatgtcccaaTTCGCTGCTAAggaaaagttccacgttgtgttgcatcctttttgatgtcgtccgcacctgtggtatgttttggagaattcatcctttcggatgctctcgacaaagactgagataaaactcgtcagcataaaaatgcaatttaaatggGAGACGATGTCTTTTACTGTGTTGACACTTAATCGTTATCCTGGACATTTGATGTCTACTCGATTGGTttgacgtaaagcaaataaagcttatgtcttgtgTTTGCAATATAATGTTCAATGTATTCTTTATTTGATGTCAACATAAAGGAAAGTCGATGCAGTGTGCTAGTATTTCTCTTGGCGTCATCTTCGATGCTCTTcttgatgtttacatttatcaaaataaaagaatgcagTTGATGCCGATGGATAAATATTCCTCTTGGAATGCACGATTTCCCTTTCTGGCAGTGCATGACttcttgcggggcatgaatatcttcctgTGACGCATAAATTTCTGCGGGGTGTGAAATCTTCTCACGATGCGTAACtttcaacgaggcatggaatcttctcgtgatgcataaatttctgcgaggtatgcaATCTTCTCGTggtgcataaatttctgcgaggtatgaaatcttctagcgatgcataaatttctgcgaggtatgaaatcttctagcgatgcataaatttctgcgaggtatgaaatcttctcgcgatgcataagtttctgcgaggtatgaaatcttctcgcgatgcataaatttttgCAAGGTAAGAAATTTTCTCACGATGCTTGGATattaactcgtgatgcatgatcttgcgcgatgcatgaatattgactcgcgatgcatgattttctgcaATGCATggatattaactcgcgatgcatgatcatCCGTGATACgtggatattgactcgcgatgcattatcttccgcgatgcatggatattgactcgcgatgtcATCCTTGGTACTAAATGAAGATAGTGCTTTAATCGAGCAACATACTGATCTTCTGGATATTCATATCGTCTTTAATGATGATAAAAGTAAAATGACTTCGAGATAGTATATCATTTTGATCGACAAATAAAATAACTGACCCCTCCAGGTaatgcataatatcatatcCGACATTATGATGCAAATGACGTCCTTTACAGAAATCGTAAACTCTTCCTTGAGATTTTTGCTTGACTCACCTTCGAATCTAGCTGGACgttctttataaaattcatgttGTTtggaattgaataaaataaaaaattcatattcccaagtcTCCGACATAAGCGATATAAAATGATTCCTGCTTCTAGGAAAACTGTTGATCTTGGGATAATTTTTTCCTCCtttgacttctccatattcatccATCGGAAGAATTTGTTGATTTCAGAGCAAAGTTATAAACCTGCgtccacagaaaaattgttagttttttttttttaaaaatgaactgATATGTGTCGATTTCTTCAGTTGTCTGCTCCTTGTCCTGCTATCTCCGgttgatttcccgatctcccgactcttgatagataagaaaaaatattttatgccaaaaaaaTGAAACgtaaaaggaaaaatttaagagaaataaatttttgagaaatagtaTCTAAAAAAGGTCACTGCCAAGTCATGTCATATCAGGCTTAACCAACTTCTTTGAGTTTGATGCTTGGAGGTTTATCTGATTATTTGCTGGAGAGTTTTTAGAGTCACTCCGGACTTGTAGATAAACCCATGCTGAAATTTTGAGGCTATCATCAAAATTTCTGTCCAAGTTAACTGTCTTGCTTATCTTTCCGCTGTAACTGAGTAGATCGCGGAATTTTTGatatcttctcaaaaattttgtcctAGTTGAAAATCTCGAAATATCTTCAGTCTTGACTTGCTGAGAAAGAATCTTCTTCTTGggaatttttgagtccctctcaaaaattctgtccgagtttctattgtaaagaggaatagaaatcttacgggaGATATGACTGAACCGTCGtagcgcctacgtatcccgttgagagaggaatcaggtcaaacgtagttctcCCTTAAAGGTTAACAAAGAGGAATTTACAAAGAAATTGAGCGAGGCCGACacaggccgcctacgtatctcattcttgagaatttaggtcaaacgtagttcaaatacaaagaaataaataaagggaataaatggggcgaccgaggccgacataggccacCTACGTATCTAATTCTTGAAAATTCaagtcagacgtagttcattacaagagggataaaatttaaaccagcaaatacaagcaaaatagaacaattacaagtaaatgacaaaaatacaaattgaccatccatctccgacaggaccaaagcacctccagataataGTTTGCGAACCATATAAGGACCTTGCCAATTTGGCGCGAATTTTCCTTTGTATTCGTCTTGATGAGAAAAAATGCGCTTAAGGACCAACTTACCAGCTTCAAAAATTCTAGCTCTCACTCTCTTGTGAAAAGCACTAATCATTCTCTATCGATACAACTGACCATGCAAACgacaaccattctcttctcatcgATCAATGTCAACTGACCAATTCTCTTTCTCACCCATCCAGCATTACTCaactcagcttcttggatgaATCTCAATAAAGGTATTTCAACTTCAGTAAGTATGACTGCTTCTGTTCCATACACTAGCAAGTATGAAGTAGCTCCAGTCAACCATCTGACAGCCGTTCGATAACCCAATAAAGCATGTGGCAACGTCTCATGCCAACCTCGGTGATTGTCAGTCATTTTCCTTAGaattttcttgatattcttattggcgGCCTCTACAGCTCCGTTCATTTGGGGGCGATATGCAGTTGAGTTTCGGTGAGTGATCTTAAAATGctcacatatatctctcatcaagtaactgttaagattcgcaccattatcagtaatgatggattctggtactccaaacctgcatatcagatcatttcaaacaaaatcagctacaactttcttagttaccgacttgtaagaagctgcttccacccacttggtgaagtaatcaatggcaaccaaaatgAATCTGTGTCCATTTGAAGCGGATGACTCTATcggaccgatgacatccatgcccctagctacaaatggccaaggtAAACTCATAACATTAAGTTCGTGAGGTGGCACCTGGATCAAATCACCAttcacttgacatttatgacatttttgcaTAAACTTGAaacaatcattctccatagtcatccagaaatacCCGGCTCGAAGTATCTTTCTTGCCAAAGTGAGTCCATTCATATTGGTGCCGCATACTCcagcatgtatctgttcaataagctTTCGCGGCTTCAACAACATCAACGCATCTGAGGAGACCTAAATCTGGACTCCTCTTATA is part of the Solanum pennellii chromosome 8, SPENNV200 genome and harbors:
- the LOC107027473 gene encoding uncharacterized protein LOC107027473; translation: MNGLTLARKILRAGYLMRDICEHFKITHRNSTAYRPQMNGAVEAANKNIKKILRKMTDNHRGWHETLPHALLGYRTAVRWLTGATSYLLVYGTEAVILTEVEIPLLRFIQEAELSNAGWVRKRIGQLTLIDEKRMVVVCMCFYTILTAAQYLQLRLARVDGRHVEHNDVGNQSKPSVFPSSDFVGNLFEDSYKEPAGFGPRGFEIDCGLENLDFALLLPLC